The Nilaparvata lugens isolate BPH unplaced genomic scaffold, ASM1435652v1 scaffold6729, whole genome shotgun sequence genome contains the following window.
AATTTCAGTACAACAAATTGAGACTATTTCTAGTAGGTGTGGTTCTTAATGAAGAGACCGGCGTCTCCTGCCGCTCCAGAAACTGATCCTGCCGTGTATTTGCCCAGAGCTGCTTCAGAGTTGTGGCCTgcaataaaatgaaattcatgaaaaattcatccgacaaaaaataatactgtatcagGTTTTTACttaaatatgtgtaacgctagttcgcccCATGGTGCATATGGGGTAACGCTAATGGACTAGCatataatggcggtcagacaactTAATTGTCTCCTGCCAAAAACTTCACACAAcatcttgaagaaattgaaaaaatatagtgtaatgtcgacatttgagactcatgactttaatgtgttgtgtatctgccatacgctaaataaataaataaatactgtaccATGAATTTAGTATATTAGGGGAGATGTGAGGCTTGAGACAGTGCTGATCTCTATAGTgctttactttccttgccctattaccataggtaaggaaagtattgctttcccacaaaaattaaggtaccctaatttcaagttttctatacgtttcaaggtcccctgagtccaaaaacatgatttttgggtgttggtctgtgtgtgtgtatgtgtgtgtgtatgtgtgtgtgtgtatgtgtgtatgtctgtgaacacgataactccattctaattaaccgattgactcgaattttaaacttaaggtcctataccatgggatccgacaagaaattcaataaaattcagttcaagatggcggaaaaaatggcgtataatcactaaaaaccatggTTTTTCACGGTATTCTCGAaagcggctctaacgattttcttcaaatttataccatggatagctatttataagccctatcaactgacatgagtctcatttctgggaaattgcaggagctctccgcatattcttgaaaaaaatggcggataatcactagaaaaccatgtttttcacggttttctcgaaaacggctctaacgattttctttaaatttataccatgaatagctatttataagccctatcaactgacataagtctcaattctgggaaaattgcaggagctccgtaatattcttgagaaaaatggcgtataatcactaaaaaaccatgttttttcacggttttttcAAAACGGgcttaacgattttcttcaaatttataccatggatagctatttataagccctatcaactgacatgagtctcatttctgggaaaattgcaggagctccgtaatattcttgagaaaaaggcgataatcactaaaaaccatgttattcatggttttctctcgaaaacggctctaagaatttcttcaatttataccatgaatagctatttataagccctatcaactgacatgagtctcattctggAAAATTGCAGAGCTCCgcaatattcttgaaaaaaatggcggataatcactaaaaaaccatgtttttcacggttttctcgtgaaaacggctctaacgattttctttaaatttataccatgaatagctatttataagccctatcaactgacatgagtctcattctgggaaaattgcaggagctccgtaatattcttgagaaaatagcgaataattactaaaaaccatgttttcatgattttctcaaaaatgctTAACcgatttcttttcaaattcataccctgtatagttatttatcagctctattaacagGCATGAGTTcctctttctgggaaactaacgGGGTCccccccatccttgagaaatggaatttgtaacctccttctcgtgcatgaggtaggtaggtagagcagttcataaaaagaacacatagtcgagatatttcatctgtagaacagctgttttgacgacttttaaaaaatatgttgtatGTTGTATGTTATATGTCgttgtgtatgtatgtatgtatatgagtaaattgtttgttttctttttggcaataaatgaatttgaatttgaaaaaaagattgtcaggttggcatcaagttgaggaTGGTtcctaaacaagatttgagttctgtcactttatcaACTTAcacaaagttgaagaacttatctataGTATAATAAAGAATgttaaattaagaatctataagcaagaTTTCAAGTCTATCAGTTTAGTAGTTTAGTCGTGATTATgcgtcaatagttatttgtgcaactagtgcgcaaagtgacagtttgctgcaccgaaagaaacgtttacgcacgagccataggcgagtgcggaataatggtttcttgagtgcagcaaacgaactttgtgcacgtatttcacattaaatttttcctatagttaccattgaatatgaaaagtggataattattagtaaaattccctgaaatccatcaaatgtttttctgtgtatttttatcattaataaaaaccttaatttatttaaattgactaataataagtaaattataatgattataattcgattgaaaatttatttgactgcttgaagggggtgtATCTTAATGTATGCATtgaatgactataatcaaggaaCATAATAGCTACGCTGTTCTCCTgccatattataacgtggacctcactataccacagtcagtgttaccaacttaattttgattttgctgcactggtgctccatataacctactaactatttttcgttgtcatgttgcaaatgtggagtgcagaaaaattttttcccgcactagagcgaaaagtgattctttgcgtttcgtaatcagtgcagcaatggccacttttcaaggtactgtaggaaaacataatttccctatcccgtacgtgtataagccagttcttcccactgggcttatacacgtacgggataggaaaattattttgacgcatcatcacgtctacaCTACTGGACTGATAGCTGAAATCTTGCATATAATTCTtaactaaccgaggatggttctagcctatttcaaactcttcaagattccattcggtcaagttttcagttttgtgAAGTTTTAAacagacccttgtggagcaGGTGAGCTCCTGCTAGTGagcaataaatgaatagaaataaactGACCTTAGCCCTCTTGATGAGCTCATCATCCTGGCCCTTGCAACGTTGGCCTCGTTTCCAGCCCAAGCGCGGAGTACAGAGGCCTGCAGAGCTCTGCCTAGCTGAAGTGAGTGGCCAAGGTTTGCGACCTGGACACTTGTTGATGGCGTCCAGATGAACTGACGCCTCCTCTTCGGACTGACCACCTGGCAAAGTTTAAATCAAAGGTAATTAtagtagaaaaaaaatattacacttgaaaatgactcttgAAGAGTGAAACTTAATccccagttgcacgtacgtACGTACTTTAATCGATATTAGCGCTAACCGATGCATTTGGGTTGCACAAAACAGAAATTCAAACGATTTACGCCGAATTTAACTAACCGGcataaattttttcaattctgattAGTTGGCACCATTTTAACGGCGATTAgttaaaatgaagaaaatttggttgcacaaaggtaaaaatcgaaaaataacgcCGTTAAACTAATcgacttgaaatatttttaataggCAATTTAagggaattaaatccaactaaccCCGATACTACCATCTACTGATAGCTGTTTTCCCAATTAGTTTTTTGGTAAAAAAACTACAAATTCAGAGTATAAGCTAAATATGGATGAATTTTATCcgttaataaaataaagaagtatatttagctgatattagcattcacaataaaattctgatttttgaggttagttttcgatctggTTCGTCTGCAGATAGCACTTGACACTGGCGacagacagaacatttttatggcgcatGCTTAGTATTAAcggattgtgaaaccgttaaatcttggttagttaaccggTAAACTTAATCGAGATTATgcgtcaatagttatttgtgcaactagtgcgcaaagtgacagttttgctgcaccgaaagaaacgtttacgcacgagccataggcgagtgcggaaatcatgtttcttgagtgcagcaaacgaactttgtgcacgtatttcacattaaatttttcctatagttacttgaatatgaaaagtggataattattagtaaaattccctgaaatccatcaaatgtttttctgtgtatttgtatcattaataaaaaccttaatttatttaaatggactaataataattaaattataatgatttaattcgattgaaaatttatttgactgcttgaagggggtgtATCTTAATGTATGCATtgaatgactataatcaaggaaCATAATAGCtaaacgctgttctccactgccctattataacgtggacctcactatacacagtcagtgttaccaacttaatttgattttgctgcactggtgctccatataacctactaactatttttcgttgtcatgttgcaaatgtggagtgcagaaaaattttttcccgcactagagcggaaaagtgattctttgcgttctgtaatcagtacagcaatggccacttttcaacgtaactgtaggaaaacataatttccctatcccgtacgtgtataagccagttcttcccactgggcttatacacgtacgggataggaaaattatgtttgacgcatcatcacgtctaaactctGGCTAAGACTATGAAatcttgcatatagattcttaactaaccgaggatggttctagcctatttcaaactcttcaagattccattcggtcaagttttcagttttgtgAAGTTTTAAAacagacccttgtggagcaGGTGAGCTCCTGCTAGTGagcaataaatgaatagaaataaactGACCTTAGCCCTCTTGATGAGCTCATCCTGGCCCTTGCAACGTTGGCCTCGTTTCCAGCCCCAGCGCGGAGTACAGAGGCCTGCAGAGCTCTGCCGTAGCTAGAAGTGAGTGGCAAGGTTTGCGACCTGACACTTGTTGATGGGTCCAGATGAACTGACGCCTCCTCTTCGGACTGACCACCTGGCAAAGTTTAAATCAAAGTGGTAATTAtagtagaaaaaaatattacacttgaaaatgactcttgaagagttgaaacttatccccagttgcacgtacgtACGTACTTTAATCGATATTAGCGCTAACCGATgcatttggttgcacaaaacagAAATTCAAACGATTTAACGCCGATTTAACTAACCGgcataaatttttttcaattctgattAGTTGGCACCATTTTAACGGCGATTAgttaaaatgaagaaaatttggttgcacaaaggtaaaaatcgaaaaataacgcCCGTTAAACTAATCgacttgaatatttttaataggCAATTTAAGGGGATTAAATCCAACTAACCCCGATACTACCATCTACTGATAGCTGTTTTCCATTAGTTTTTTGGTAAAAAAACTACAAATTCAGAGTATAAGCTAAATAATGGATGAATTTTATCcgttaataaaataaagaagtatatttagctgatattagcattcaaaataaaattctgatttttgaggttagttttcgatctggTTCGTCTGCAGATAGCACTTGACACTGGCGacagacagaacatttttatggcgcatGCTTAGTATTAACGGATTGTGAAACCGtaaatcttggttagttaaccggTAAACTTAATCGagattaaaaaattgatatgagtaaattttgatattatagaaagaaaacaaataattggctGCAGAAACAGCCAGTTATAATTAATGACTAAAAAGTTAGTAAAACTAAAAGGTAGATACACTATAGCAATGCAATTAAATACCAAGTTATAAAGAATTTTCCAAAACTTAAAATGAATGATGGTGATGACCAATGGCTATATAGATTTTTGGGTGACCAAATATGAATACAggtagaaaaattataattggattAAAACTACATAGGAGCTAGTAATTCAGTTTTTCTTTCAATAGATAAGTGGTTGTGACAACttgaagttttattcaattttaatatcataaaaaaagtaaagtaaattcgtatggcttttattggtgaggagtcccttgcgggaaggtcccactgaatatataatttaagccgtcaatgggccttacgactgtcatacttcaccgacagtttaacgtgcccatccgataacacgtgagtgatctggttaaaatattttggtaatgagagggtaataatatttaatatcataatatcaCCTCACTAAAAGAGAATCTCAACATTATATCATGA
Protein-coding sequences here:
- the LOC120356419 gene encoding LOW QUALITY PROTEIN: fructose-bisphosphate aldolase-like (The sequence of the model RefSeq protein was modified relative to this genomic sequence to represent the inferred CDS: inserted 2 bases in 1 codon; deleted 2 bases in 1 codon), with translation VLPDGDHNLDRAQKVTEAVVAAVYKALSDHHVYLEGTLLKPNMVTPGMSCPQRNTPQEIALATVTALSRTVPAAVAGITFLSGGQSEEEASVHLDAINKCPGRKPWPLTXQLGRALQASVLRAWAGNEANVARARDELIKRAKVSHNSEAALGKYTAGSVSGAAGDAGLFIKNHTY